One window from the genome of Engraulis encrasicolus isolate BLACKSEA-1 chromosome 16, IST_EnEncr_1.0, whole genome shotgun sequence encodes:
- the eif4g1a gene encoding eukaryotic translation initiation factor 4 gamma 1a isoform X6 — protein sequence MNKPPQPLTGAPSIPQPSPSPGLAQGAYPPGQAPSVVFAQPPPPMNTSTQTRPFVPGPVLLTSYQQGGFRSLQPYYQNRPTMTSSAPRVQPGSNPQPVGQSHVYSPNNQVMMIPQQTLQFPSSQAPAYFIQSGQYRAPFIPQAQQYSGTGGYYIGAGSEYTYAAGSYYPAQLPHTVVMPQPQQAARPPPQPTPPAPSQPRRARKMIRICDPNQGGRDITEEILSGVRVSSTPTPPQSAGPEGSGIPQTNGENVPTAAVARAGMRTESTPPPPAKTPEPATVSVLPPPPTPVKPVAEIKESVDDKRVLIPASEEDSSAAQSPPAAPTSPAPVEVPSPSTTTQEANGGSAVDAVPTPPPAATSPQDQAQDSSTATSSPTPHTGPVQSDDSKLAKEEDSENHEEADGPVPPPATVTAKPTPSEEPAPAAVVANGSSGPTEKQEAPAVPDMPTSEAEVVVEEPKLVAQPEETQQQLPNGLPTRDPPEELHRGALAEAEAAAKVTEEAALKVTEEAALKVTEEAALKVTEEAALKVTEAAQDVQSGPAVQAAKVTEAAPKVTEEVGEAEEKAEDAPSATESSPVGDSTMQAAALTDPQTQQLKDLDKKDDVLNEESAEKPLPEPPVAEREPSQPPAATTQAEEAEQGLQEDTLDGKVTRPEAPKPSNHKYQYKEEGWKPIDVEAKKHYDRDFLLGFQFVGVSLQKPEGLPNIDVVLDKAHMVPMRPADPSRMMSCGPDFTPSFANLGRPSQSGRNLPPSSGPRRSQQGVRKEPRKLAFSLSLTDDVQLNKAENAWKPAVKKPASRNSGEPAEEDDAEAAKTQELFRRVRGVLNKLTPQMFQQLMKQFTELTIDTDERLMGVIDLIFEKAISEPSFSVAYANMCRCLMGLKVPTADKQQPGEKPRVVNFRTLLLNRCQTEFEKDMDDDKIFDLKQKELDAAAEEEERQRLTEELEQAKDKARYRSLGNMKFIGELFKLKMLTEPIMHDCVVKLLKNHDEESLECLCRLLSTIGKDLDIDKAKRRMDQYFTQMEKIIKEKKTSSRIRFMLQDVLDLRKSQWVPRRGDQGPKTIDRIHKEAEMEEQREQVKVQQQFISMSTKKEMGGRGGSTGRGGGGPHHMGGGRNSQPQDEGWSTVPISKNRPIDTNRLSKITKPGALDASSQLLAPGGMGMFGSWGRGSNGGIGAKTTAADQDPGRAAPSTLNRFSALQQSGPSSSSSQDADRNQPHRRSTSREGKDRDRPRDRFDQRESHDNRSTDLFHTANTKRSFSRESDERSRGGDRRGPGDAVRRVASMTDDRDRSSRDRGNRGHGSRDRSSRDRSSQDRERSKDSVKREAAPTPPPSKPAMSEEEVDKKSTAIIEEYLHINDLKEAVQCVRELNSASLLFVFVRNGVESTLERSTIARQHIGLLLHQLVSNGTLVPEQYYKGLYEILEVADDMAIDVPHIWLYLAEIITPMLHDGGMPMGQLFREVSKPLQPMGKAGVLLVQILHLLCKEQSHKKAGATWKEAVLSWKDFLPEDEDVAAFVAEQKVEFTLGDECENLTPKELSSEEISKHLDRLFKDKSNNQRIYDWVEANLNEQQIGANKFVRALMTSVCQAAIICDNLHKVDVEQIKQRAILLQKYLCDEQKELQALYALQALMVHLEQPPNLLRMFFDTLYDEDVIKEEAFYKWETCKDPAEQQGKGVALKSVTAFFTWLREAEEESDNNS from the exons ATGAATAAACCACCACAGCCTTTAACGGGAGCCCCCTCCATCCCACAACCCTCCCCTTCCCCTGGACTGGCACAG GGTGCATACCCCCCTGGCCAGGCCCCGTCTGTTGTGTTTGCCCAGCCACCCCCACCAATGAACACTTCAACGCAAACCCGACCG TTTGTTCCAGGGCCAGTCCTTCTCACTTCATATCAACAG GGGGGATTCAGGTCCTTGCAG CCGTACTACCAGAACCGGCCTACCATGACCAGTTCTGCCCCACGTGTCCAGCCAGGCAGCAACCCACAGCCTGTGGGGCAAAGCCATGTGTACTCGCCCAATAACCAGGTCATGATGATCCCCCAGCAGACCCTTCAGTTCCCAAGCTCTCAAGCCCCAGCCTATTTCATCCAATCCGGACAG TACCGGGCACCCTTCATCCCACAGGCCCAGCAGTACAGTGGAACTGGAGGCTATTACATTGGGGCCGGTTCAGAGTACACATACG CAGCTGGAAGTTACTACCCTGCTCAGCTGCCCCACACAGTCGTCATGCCCCAGCCCCAGCAAGCAGCACGGCCTCCCCCGCAGCCAACTCCCCCCGCACCCAGCCAACCCAGACGGGCACGCAAAATG ATTCGAATATGTGATCCTAACCAAGGAGGCCGTGACATCACAGAGGAGATCTTGTCTGGGGTGAGGGTCTCCTCCACGCCCACACCTCCACAG TCAGCCGGGCCTGAAGGGTCAGGCATACCACAGACCAATGGAGAAAACGTGCCCACTGCTGCTGTGGCCAGAGCAG GTATGCGAACGGAGTCCACTCCTCCGCCCCCTGCCAAGACCCCAGAGCCAGCAACGGTCTCggtccttcctcctccccccaccccagtcAAACCCGTCGCAGAGATCAAAGAGTCTGTGGATGACAAACGGGTCCTCATCCCAGCCAGTGAGGAGGACTCCTCTGCTGCACAGTCTCCCCCAGCAGCCCCCACGTCCCCTGCACCTGTTGAAGTGCCTTCCCCAAGCACCACAACACAGGAGGCCAATGGCGGCAGTGCTGTGGATGCCGTACCTACGCCTCCACCCGCAGCCACGTCGCCTCAGGACCAAGCCCAAGATTCTTCTACCGCCACATCGAGTCCTACCCCACATACAGGACCCGTGCAGAGTGATGACTCCAAGTTGGCCAAAGAGGAAGACTCGGAAAACCATGAGGAGGCAGATGGACCTGTGCCGCCCCCAGCCACGGTCACGGCCAAGCCCACTCCCAGTGAGGAACCCGCCCCTGCAGCTGTGGTTGCCAATGGCAGCAGTGGACCCACTGAGAAGCAGGAAGCCCCAGCGGTGCCTGACATGCCTACCTCTGAAGCTGAAGTTGTAGTGGAGGAGCCCAAACTCGTTGCTCAGCCCGAAGAGACGCAGCAGCAGCTTCCCAATGGCTTGCCCACCAGGGACCCACCCGAGGAGCTGCACCGGGGGGCGCTCGCCGAGGCAGAGGCGGCCGCCAAGGTCACGGAGGAGGCTGCCCTCAAGGTCACGGAGGAGGCTGCCCTCAAGGTCACGGAGGAGGCTGCCCTCAAGGTCACGGAGGAGGCTGCCCTCAAGGTCACGGAGGCTGCCCAAGATGTGCAGAGTGGCCCTGCTGTGCAGGCGGCCAAGGTCACGGAGGCTGCCCCCAAGGTGACGGAGGAGGTGGGGGAAGCTGAGGAGAAGGCAGAAGATGCTCCGTCGGCCACTGAAAGCAGCCCAGTAGGAGACTCTACTATGCAAG CAGCTGCCTTGACTGATCCACAGACGCAGCAGCTGAAGGACCTTGACAAAAAGGATGATGTGTTGAATGAAGAG TCTGCAGAGAAGCCCCTCCCCGAGCCACCAGTGGCGGAGCGGGAACCCTCCCAGCCCCCGGCCGCCACCACGCAGGCAGAGGAAGCAGAGCAGGGGCTGCAGGAGGACACGCTGGACGGCAAGGTCACTCGACCGGAGGCCCCGAAGCCCAGTAACCACAAGTACCAGTACAAGGAAG AGGGATGGAAGCCCATTGATGTGGAGGCCAAGAAACACTACGACCGTGACTTCCTCCTTGGTTTCCAGTTCGTGGGTGTCAGCTTGCAGAAGCCTGAGGGACTGCCAAACATCGACGTGGTCCTTGACAAG GCTCACATGGTACCGATGCGACCTGCAGACCCGAGCCGCATGATGAGCTGTGGTCCAGATTTCACTCCCTCCTTCGCCAACCTTGGCAGACCGTCTCAAAGTGGCCGTAACCTG CCTCCCTCTTCAGGCCCACGTCGCTCACAGCAAGGCGTGCGGAAGGAGCCGCGCAAGTTGGCCTTCAGCCTCTCCCTGACCGACGACGTGCAGCTCAACAAGGCCGAGAACGCCTGGAAGCCGGCGGTCAAGAAGCCGGCGTCGCGCAACAGCGGCGAGCCAGCGGAGGAGGATGACGCTGAAGCTGCCAAGACTCAGGAGCTGTTCCGCCGCGTGCGCGGCGTGCTCAACAAACTGACTCCACAGATGTTCCAGCAACTGATGAAGCAGTTCACAGAGCTGACTATCGACACAGACGAACGGCTCATGGGCGTCATAGACCTTATCTTTGAGAAGGCCATCTCCGAGCCCAGCTTCAGCGTGGCCTACGCCAACATGTGTCGCTGCCTTATGGGG CTCAAAGTCCCAACAGCAGACAAACAGCAGCCTGGAGAAAAGCCTAGAGTCGTGAATTTCCGCACCCTGCTGCTCAACCGTTGTCAGACAGAGTTCGAGAAAGACATGGACGATGATAAGATATTTGATCTGAAACAGAAAGAGCTGGACGCAGCTGCTGAG GAGGAGGAGCGCCAGCGCCTGACGGAGGAACTGGAGCAGGCCAAGGACAAGGCCCGTTACCGCTCACTCGGCAACATGAAGTTCATCGGCGAACTCTTCAAGCTGAAGATGCTGACGGAGCCCATCATGCACGACTGCGTGGTCAAGCTGCTGAAGAACCACGACGAGGAGAGCCTGGAGTGCCTGTGCCGCCTGCTCTCCACCATCGGCAAAGACTTGGACATCGATAAGGCCAAG CGACGAATGGATCAATACTTCACACAGATGGAGAAGATCATCAAGGAAAAGAAGACCTCTTCTCGAATTCGCTTTATGCTCCAGGATGTCTTGGACCTCCGAAAA AGCCAGTGGGTGCCCAGGAGAGGCGACCAGGGCCCTAAGACCATCGACCGGATACACAAGGAGGCTGAgatggaggagcagagagagcaggTCAAAGTACAGCAGCAGTTCATATCCATGTCCACCAAGAAGGAAATGGGCGGCCGGGGCGGCTCCACAGGGCGCGGAGGCGGTGGCCCCCACCACATGGGAGGCGGGCGGAACAGCCAGCCACAGGACGAGGGATGGAGCACGGTACCCATCTCCAAAAACCGCCCCATCGACACCAACCGACTCAGCAAGATCACAAAG CCTGGTGCTTTGGACGCTAGCAGCCAGCTGCTGGCACCAGGTGGGATGGGCATGTTCGGAAGCTGGGGGCGGGGTAGCAACGGCGGCATCGGGGCCAAAACCACCGCAGCAGACCAAG ATCCTGGACGGGCTGCACCCAGCACTCTCAACCGGTTTTCAGCGCTGCAGCAGTCTgggccttcctcttcctcttctcaggATGCAGACAGGAACCAGCCTCACAG ACGGAGTACCAGCAGGGAGGGTAAGGACCGTGATCGGCCCAGGGACCGATTTGACCAGCGAGAGTCACATGACAACAGGAGCACAGACCTCTTCCACACAGCCAACACCAAGCGCAGCTTCAGCAGAGAGAGCGATGAGCGGAGTCGGGGCGGCGACCGCCGCGGCCCTGGAGATGCGGTGCGCCGCGTTGCCAGCATGACTGACGACCGAGACCGCAGCAGCAGAGACCGTGGCAACCGTGGCCATGGAAGCCGGGACCGTAGCAGCCGGGACCGTAGCAGCCAGGACCGGGAGAGGAGCAAAGACAGTG TGAAGAGAGAAGCTGCGCCCACGCCGCCTCCCAGCAAACCTGCCAtgagtgaggaggaggtggacaagAAGTCCACTGCCATCATTGAGGAGTACTTGCACATCAACGACCTTAAG GAAGCAGTCCAGTGTGTGCGCGAGCTAAACAGTGCCTCGCTGCTCTTCGTGTTTGTGCGGAACGGTGTGGAGTCCACCCTGGAACGCAGCACCATCGCGAGGCAGCACATTGGCCTGCTGCTCCACCAGCTGGTCAGCAATGGAACACTCGTACCCGAGCAGTACTACAAAGG gcTTTACGAGATCCTTGAGGTGGCCGATGATATGGCGATAGACGTTCCCCACATCTGGCTGTACTTGGCGGAGATCATCACCCCCATGCTCCATGATGGAGGCATGCCTATGGGCCAGCTCTTCAG GGAGGTGTCCAAGCCTTTGCAGCCAATGGGGAAAGCTGGTGTGCTGCTTGTCCAGATCCTACATCTGCTCTGCAAGGAACAA AGCCATAAAAAGGCAGGGGCCACTTGGAAGGAGGCTGTCCTCAGCTGGAAGGACTTCCTACCAGAGGATGAGGATGTGGCCGCGTTTGTTGCTGAACAG AAGGTGGAATTCACACTGGGAGATGAATGTGAGAACCTCACCCCTAAAGAACTGTCAAGCGAGGAGATCAGCAAGCACCTGGACCGCCTCTTCAAGGACAAGTCCAACAACCAAAGGATCTACGACTGGGTGGAG GCCAACCTCAATGAACAGCAGATTGGTGCCAATAAGTTTGTGCGTGCCCTGATGACCTCTGTGTGCCAGGCCGCCATAATCT
- the eif4g1a gene encoding eukaryotic translation initiation factor 4 gamma 1a isoform X5, producing the protein MNKPPQPLTGAPSIPQPSPSPGLAQGAYPPGQAPSVVFAQPPPPMNTSTQTRPFVPGPVLLTSYQQGGFRSLQPYYQNRPTMTSSAPRVQPGSNPQPVGQSHVYSPNNQVMMIPQQTLQFPSSQAPAYFIQSGQYRAPFIPQAQQYSGTGGYYIGAGSEYTYAAAGSYYPAQLPHTVVMPQPQQAARPPPQPTPPAPSQPRRARKMIRICDPNQGGRDITEEILSGVRVSSTPTPPQSAGPEGSGIPQTNGENVPTAAVARAGMRTESTPPPPAKTPEPATVSVLPPPPTPVKPVAEIKESVDDKRVLIPASEEDSSAAQSPPAAPTSPAPVEVPSPSTTTQEANGGSAVDAVPTPPPAATSPQDQAQDSSTATSSPTPHTGPVQSDDSKLAKEEDSENHEEADGPVPPPATVTAKPTPSEEPAPAAVVANGSSGPTEKQEAPAVPDMPTSEAEVVVEEPKLVAQPEETQQQLPNGLPTRDPPEELHRGALAEAEAAAKVTEEAALKVTEEAALKVTEEAALKVTEEAALKVTEAAQDVQSGPAVQAAKVTEAAPKVTEEVGEAEEKAEDAPSATESSPVGDSTMQAAALTDPQTQQLKDLDKKDDVLNEESAEKPLPEPPVAEREPSQPPAATTQAEEAEQGLQEDTLDGKVTRPEAPKPSNHKYQYKEEGWKPIDVEAKKHYDRDFLLGFQFVGVSLQKPEGLPNIDVVLDKAHMVPMRPADPSRMMSCGPDFTPSFANLGRPSQSGRNLPPSSGPRRSQQGVRKEPRKLAFSLSLTDDVQLNKAENAWKPAVKKPASRNSGEPAEEDDAEAAKTQELFRRVRGVLNKLTPQMFQQLMKQFTELTIDTDERLMGVIDLIFEKAISEPSFSVAYANMCRCLMGLKVPTADKQQPGEKPRVVNFRTLLLNRCQTEFEKDMDDDKIFDLKQKELDAAAEEEERQRLTEELEQAKDKARYRSLGNMKFIGELFKLKMLTEPIMHDCVVKLLKNHDEESLECLCRLLSTIGKDLDIDKAKRRMDQYFTQMEKIIKEKKTSSRIRFMLQDVLDLRKSQWVPRRGDQGPKTIDRIHKEAEMEEQREQVKVQQQFISMSTKKEMGGRGGSTGRGGGGPHHMGGGRNSQPQDEGWSTVPISKNRPIDTNRLSKITKPGALDASSQLLAPGGMGMFGSWGRGSNGGIGAKTTAADQDPGRAAPSTLNRFSALQQSGPSSSSSQDADRNQPHRRSTSREGKDRDRPRDRFDQRESHDNRSTDLFHTANTKRSFSRESDERSRGGDRRGPGDAVRRVASMTDDRDRSSRDRGNRGHGSRDRSSRDRSSQDRERSKDSVKREAAPTPPPSKPAMSEEEVDKKSTAIIEEYLHINDLKEAVQCVRELNSASLLFVFVRNGVESTLERSTIARQHIGLLLHQLVSNGTLVPEQYYKGLYEILEVADDMAIDVPHIWLYLAEIITPMLHDGGMPMGQLFREVSKPLQPMGKAGVLLVQILHLLCKEQSHKKAGATWKEAVLSWKDFLPEDEDVAAFVAEQKVEFTLGDECENLTPKELSSEEISKHLDRLFKDKSNNQRIYDWVEANLNEQQIGANKFVRALMTSVCQAAIICDNLHKVDVEQIKQRAILLQKYLCDEQKELQALYALQALMVHLEQPPNLLRMFFDTLYDEDVIKEEAFYKWETCKDPAEQQGKGVALKSVTAFFTWLREAEEESDNNS; encoded by the exons ATGAATAAACCACCACAGCCTTTAACGGGAGCCCCCTCCATCCCACAACCCTCCCCTTCCCCTGGACTGGCACAG GGTGCATACCCCCCTGGCCAGGCCCCGTCTGTTGTGTTTGCCCAGCCACCCCCACCAATGAACACTTCAACGCAAACCCGACCG TTTGTTCCAGGGCCAGTCCTTCTCACTTCATATCAACAG GGGGGATTCAGGTCCTTGCAG CCGTACTACCAGAACCGGCCTACCATGACCAGTTCTGCCCCACGTGTCCAGCCAGGCAGCAACCCACAGCCTGTGGGGCAAAGCCATGTGTACTCGCCCAATAACCAGGTCATGATGATCCCCCAGCAGACCCTTCAGTTCCCAAGCTCTCAAGCCCCAGCCTATTTCATCCAATCCGGACAG TACCGGGCACCCTTCATCCCACAGGCCCAGCAGTACAGTGGAACTGGAGGCTATTACATTGGGGCCGGTTCAGAGTACACATACG cAGCAGCTGGAAGTTACTACCCTGCTCAGCTGCCCCACACAGTCGTCATGCCCCAGCCCCAGCAAGCAGCACGGCCTCCCCCGCAGCCAACTCCCCCCGCACCCAGCCAACCCAGACGGGCACGCAAAATG ATTCGAATATGTGATCCTAACCAAGGAGGCCGTGACATCACAGAGGAGATCTTGTCTGGGGTGAGGGTCTCCTCCACGCCCACACCTCCACAG TCAGCCGGGCCTGAAGGGTCAGGCATACCACAGACCAATGGAGAAAACGTGCCCACTGCTGCTGTGGCCAGAGCAG GTATGCGAACGGAGTCCACTCCTCCGCCCCCTGCCAAGACCCCAGAGCCAGCAACGGTCTCggtccttcctcctccccccaccccagtcAAACCCGTCGCAGAGATCAAAGAGTCTGTGGATGACAAACGGGTCCTCATCCCAGCCAGTGAGGAGGACTCCTCTGCTGCACAGTCTCCCCCAGCAGCCCCCACGTCCCCTGCACCTGTTGAAGTGCCTTCCCCAAGCACCACAACACAGGAGGCCAATGGCGGCAGTGCTGTGGATGCCGTACCTACGCCTCCACCCGCAGCCACGTCGCCTCAGGACCAAGCCCAAGATTCTTCTACCGCCACATCGAGTCCTACCCCACATACAGGACCCGTGCAGAGTGATGACTCCAAGTTGGCCAAAGAGGAAGACTCGGAAAACCATGAGGAGGCAGATGGACCTGTGCCGCCCCCAGCCACGGTCACGGCCAAGCCCACTCCCAGTGAGGAACCCGCCCCTGCAGCTGTGGTTGCCAATGGCAGCAGTGGACCCACTGAGAAGCAGGAAGCCCCAGCGGTGCCTGACATGCCTACCTCTGAAGCTGAAGTTGTAGTGGAGGAGCCCAAACTCGTTGCTCAGCCCGAAGAGACGCAGCAGCAGCTTCCCAATGGCTTGCCCACCAGGGACCCACCCGAGGAGCTGCACCGGGGGGCGCTCGCCGAGGCAGAGGCGGCCGCCAAGGTCACGGAGGAGGCTGCCCTCAAGGTCACGGAGGAGGCTGCCCTCAAGGTCACGGAGGAGGCTGCCCTCAAGGTCACGGAGGAGGCTGCCCTCAAGGTCACGGAGGCTGCCCAAGATGTGCAGAGTGGCCCTGCTGTGCAGGCGGCCAAGGTCACGGAGGCTGCCCCCAAGGTGACGGAGGAGGTGGGGGAAGCTGAGGAGAAGGCAGAAGATGCTCCGTCGGCCACTGAAAGCAGCCCAGTAGGAGACTCTACTATGCAAG CAGCTGCCTTGACTGATCCACAGACGCAGCAGCTGAAGGACCTTGACAAAAAGGATGATGTGTTGAATGAAGAG TCTGCAGAGAAGCCCCTCCCCGAGCCACCAGTGGCGGAGCGGGAACCCTCCCAGCCCCCGGCCGCCACCACGCAGGCAGAGGAAGCAGAGCAGGGGCTGCAGGAGGACACGCTGGACGGCAAGGTCACTCGACCGGAGGCCCCGAAGCCCAGTAACCACAAGTACCAGTACAAGGAAG AGGGATGGAAGCCCATTGATGTGGAGGCCAAGAAACACTACGACCGTGACTTCCTCCTTGGTTTCCAGTTCGTGGGTGTCAGCTTGCAGAAGCCTGAGGGACTGCCAAACATCGACGTGGTCCTTGACAAG GCTCACATGGTACCGATGCGACCTGCAGACCCGAGCCGCATGATGAGCTGTGGTCCAGATTTCACTCCCTCCTTCGCCAACCTTGGCAGACCGTCTCAAAGTGGCCGTAACCTG CCTCCCTCTTCAGGCCCACGTCGCTCACAGCAAGGCGTGCGGAAGGAGCCGCGCAAGTTGGCCTTCAGCCTCTCCCTGACCGACGACGTGCAGCTCAACAAGGCCGAGAACGCCTGGAAGCCGGCGGTCAAGAAGCCGGCGTCGCGCAACAGCGGCGAGCCAGCGGAGGAGGATGACGCTGAAGCTGCCAAGACTCAGGAGCTGTTCCGCCGCGTGCGCGGCGTGCTCAACAAACTGACTCCACAGATGTTCCAGCAACTGATGAAGCAGTTCACAGAGCTGACTATCGACACAGACGAACGGCTCATGGGCGTCATAGACCTTATCTTTGAGAAGGCCATCTCCGAGCCCAGCTTCAGCGTGGCCTACGCCAACATGTGTCGCTGCCTTATGGGG CTCAAAGTCCCAACAGCAGACAAACAGCAGCCTGGAGAAAAGCCTAGAGTCGTGAATTTCCGCACCCTGCTGCTCAACCGTTGTCAGACAGAGTTCGAGAAAGACATGGACGATGATAAGATATTTGATCTGAAACAGAAAGAGCTGGACGCAGCTGCTGAG GAGGAGGAGCGCCAGCGCCTGACGGAGGAACTGGAGCAGGCCAAGGACAAGGCCCGTTACCGCTCACTCGGCAACATGAAGTTCATCGGCGAACTCTTCAAGCTGAAGATGCTGACGGAGCCCATCATGCACGACTGCGTGGTCAAGCTGCTGAAGAACCACGACGAGGAGAGCCTGGAGTGCCTGTGCCGCCTGCTCTCCACCATCGGCAAAGACTTGGACATCGATAAGGCCAAG CGACGAATGGATCAATACTTCACACAGATGGAGAAGATCATCAAGGAAAAGAAGACCTCTTCTCGAATTCGCTTTATGCTCCAGGATGTCTTGGACCTCCGAAAA AGCCAGTGGGTGCCCAGGAGAGGCGACCAGGGCCCTAAGACCATCGACCGGATACACAAGGAGGCTGAgatggaggagcagagagagcaggTCAAAGTACAGCAGCAGTTCATATCCATGTCCACCAAGAAGGAAATGGGCGGCCGGGGCGGCTCCACAGGGCGCGGAGGCGGTGGCCCCCACCACATGGGAGGCGGGCGGAACAGCCAGCCACAGGACGAGGGATGGAGCACGGTACCCATCTCCAAAAACCGCCCCATCGACACCAACCGACTCAGCAAGATCACAAAG CCTGGTGCTTTGGACGCTAGCAGCCAGCTGCTGGCACCAGGTGGGATGGGCATGTTCGGAAGCTGGGGGCGGGGTAGCAACGGCGGCATCGGGGCCAAAACCACCGCAGCAGACCAAG ATCCTGGACGGGCTGCACCCAGCACTCTCAACCGGTTTTCAGCGCTGCAGCAGTCTgggccttcctcttcctcttctcaggATGCAGACAGGAACCAGCCTCACAG ACGGAGTACCAGCAGGGAGGGTAAGGACCGTGATCGGCCCAGGGACCGATTTGACCAGCGAGAGTCACATGACAACAGGAGCACAGACCTCTTCCACACAGCCAACACCAAGCGCAGCTTCAGCAGAGAGAGCGATGAGCGGAGTCGGGGCGGCGACCGCCGCGGCCCTGGAGATGCGGTGCGCCGCGTTGCCAGCATGACTGACGACCGAGACCGCAGCAGCAGAGACCGTGGCAACCGTGGCCATGGAAGCCGGGACCGTAGCAGCCGGGACCGTAGCAGCCAGGACCGGGAGAGGAGCAAAGACAGTG TGAAGAGAGAAGCTGCGCCCACGCCGCCTCCCAGCAAACCTGCCAtgagtgaggaggaggtggacaagAAGTCCACTGCCATCATTGAGGAGTACTTGCACATCAACGACCTTAAG GAAGCAGTCCAGTGTGTGCGCGAGCTAAACAGTGCCTCGCTGCTCTTCGTGTTTGTGCGGAACGGTGTGGAGTCCACCCTGGAACGCAGCACCATCGCGAGGCAGCACATTGGCCTGCTGCTCCACCAGCTGGTCAGCAATGGAACACTCGTACCCGAGCAGTACTACAAAGG gcTTTACGAGATCCTTGAGGTGGCCGATGATATGGCGATAGACGTTCCCCACATCTGGCTGTACTTGGCGGAGATCATCACCCCCATGCTCCATGATGGAGGCATGCCTATGGGCCAGCTCTTCAG GGAGGTGTCCAAGCCTTTGCAGCCAATGGGGAAAGCTGGTGTGCTGCTTGTCCAGATCCTACATCTGCTCTGCAAGGAACAA AGCCATAAAAAGGCAGGGGCCACTTGGAAGGAGGCTGTCCTCAGCTGGAAGGACTTCCTACCAGAGGATGAGGATGTGGCCGCGTTTGTTGCTGAACAG AAGGTGGAATTCACACTGGGAGATGAATGTGAGAACCTCACCCCTAAAGAACTGTCAAGCGAGGAGATCAGCAAGCACCTGGACCGCCTCTTCAAGGACAAGTCCAACAACCAAAGGATCTACGACTGGGTGGAG GCCAACCTCAATGAACAGCAGATTGGTGCCAATAAGTTTGTGCGTGCCCTGATGACCTCTGTGTGCCAGGCCGCCATAATCT